Sequence from the Candidatus Methylacidiphilales bacterium genome:
CGGTGTCCTGTCGAACGGCAAAGCTCATGATGCGGATGTATTTCGTGTCCAGGGCCTGCATCCGCGGAATGGCCCGGCGGGCTTCCTCCAGCGACGATTCGAAGGGTTGGTCGATCTGTTTGCCCCAATTGGCGATGCGGGATGAAAAACAGTAAACGTGCAATCCGGCATCCTTGACCGACTTTTCCACCCGGCGGAAGTCCGCTTCTGGAAGGTTGTGCAAGTTATCGGCCTGTCCGTCGGATTGGAGAACGTCTCGAAGCTCCATCTCCGGCCAACCCAGTTCACGGTGGGCCCGGATTTGGGAATCAATCGCCTTGCCGGCCTCGTCAGCTATGCCCGTTAAAAACATGGTCGTCGGTTCGGGATTCAGGAAAGCAGGTTTTCCTGGATATAGCGGAAGCTTTGGGCCAGTGAATCAAGCGGCGATCCGGGACAAACATCCTGTTCGACGACAAACCAACGGCAGCCGGACTTTTCGGCGGCCGCGATGATCTTCCGGAAGTTCAAGTTGCCCGAGCCGATTTCGCAGAACTGGTGCCCATTGTCGGCGTTGGTCTGATAGTCTTTCAGATGGATGATCGGCAGGCGCCCCGCCAGTCGCTCACACCAGTCGACCGGATCTCCGCCGCCATATTGCACCCAGAAGGTGTCGGGTTCACCCTGGAGGTGTTTCGGGTCGCTCTTGGCAAAGATCCGCTCAAATATGGTGCGGCCTTCCAGCTTGCGGAATTCATGGTTGTGGTTGTGGTAGCAGAGGGTTTGCCCGGCGGCGGCCATCTTCGCCCCGGCGGCATCAAGGCCGGCGATCAGGGCATCGACCGAGGCCAAACTGGAGAAATCAATGCCGGCCGGATAGGGATAGGCCGTGAGGGTGCATTTCAGGCGGGACAGACGGTCGATGACCTTGGCGGTGTTCTGCAGGATGTCGGCCCCGGGCTCGTGCGTGGCGCAACAGGTCAGGCCTTCGCCCTCCAAAATCCGCACCAGTTCTTCTTCGGCGATGGGGCCCATGCCGCTGACCTGCACGGCGGTGTAGCCGATGGCGCGGATTTTCTTGAGCGTGGCGGCGATGTCCGCCGGTGTCTTGAGCAGATCGCGGCAGGTGTAGAGTTGGGCACCGACTTGGGATAGTTTCATGGGGGATGGGGGCTAGGGGCTAGGGTTTCCCGAACGAGTTGGCCATGTCGCGGGGTCCGTCGATTTTCACGACTTTCTTTTTGAACCGGGATGAGGCGATGCGTTTTTTCAGGAAGCCCGCGTAGGTTACGGGACTGATCGGGAGCTCGATCCGTTTGCCAAGGTGCGAGGACAGGAGCATCGCGTTCGCAAGTTCCACAGAATGGATCCCTTCCGCTGCGGGGGCGATCAGGGGGACCTTGTCGAGGATGGCCGCGGTGAAATTCTTGAGAATGCCGAGATGTTGCTCGCCGTTTCCCTCGACGGGGATTTCGACCTTCCAAAGCGGAGGGGTCGACCAGCGCTCGGAAGTTGTATTGCAGAATCGCTGCACCGGCACCTCCGTGCGATCCCAACGGATACGCCCGTCCTCCAGGACAACCCGGCCCCGGTCGGTGGTGACCTCGAGCCGGTTGGTTCCAGGGGCCTCGCCAGTTGAGGTGACAAACACACCCGTGGCGCCATTGGGGTATTCGAGGTAGGCGGTGACATCGTCTTCGACTTCGATCTCGTGATAGCGGCCGATGGCGCAGAACGCCTGGAGGCTCTTCGGCATCCCAAAAAGCCACTGGAGCAGGTCGAGATTGTGGGGACATTGGTTGAGCAATACACCGCCGCCTTCACCGGCCCAAGTGGCGCGCCAGCCGCCGGAATTGTAGTATGCCTGGGTGCGGAACCAATTCGTGATGATCCAATTGACACGGCGGACTTCACCAAGTTCACCGCTCTGGATCAATTGGCGCAATTTGGTGTAACGGGGGTCGGTCCGCTGGTTGAACATGGCGGCAAAGACCTGTTTTTTGTCGCGGTGCGCGGCTATCAGTTTCAGGGCATCGGCCTTGTGGACGGAAATGGGCTTTTCCACCAAGACGTGCAGCCCCTGACGCAGCGCATCCATACCGATCGTGGTGTGTTGATAGTGCGGCGTGGCGATGAGTACGGCATCGACCTCGCCTGATCGGATCAAGTCTTCACTCCTCTGGTAGGTTTTGACCGGACCGAAACCCGTGAGGTCGGATTCGTTATCGCACACGGCATGGAGGGCGAGACGGGGGACTTTCCCGTCAATAATCATTTGGGCATGGGATCGGCCCATGGAGCCGAGACCGATGATGCCAAGACGGATGTTTTTCATGGAAAAAAGGGGATGGAGCGGATGAACTCCATCATTGATACCAACACGTGTTAGTATTAAGATGCCTCCGCGTCAAATGAAAAATCCCGTCCGTTCCACCCGCCAGCTGGCCGAGGCCCTCGGCCTGTCCCGGTGGACGGTTTCCCGGGCGCTCAACGGCCACAAAGGCATCCACCCGGATACCATCGAGCGCATCCGCCAGGCCGCCAGGAAAAGCGGGTTCGCCCCCAGTGCCCTGGGTCGCAGCCTGCGCAGTGGGAAAACCGAGTTGGTCGGTGTTTGTGTGCCGGATCTGGTGGATTACTTTCTCTCGGACAAGGTCATGCAGTTGCAAAAGGCCATTTCCGCCCGGGGTCTCGACGTCCTGTTGCAAATCAGCAATGGCACCCCGGAGGGTGAACAGGCCGCCCTCGAACGCTTTGCCGCCCTCCATTGCCAGAGCGTGGTCGTGGTGGCCCCCTGTTTGGCCCCGCAAGCACCCGCCTTCCGCCACCTCGAAAACGCGGGAATTCCCGTGGTCCACATCGACAGCCTCACCCCAGGCAGGGGCCGACAGGTCGAAACGGACCGCAAGGCCGGTCTGCAACGGGTGGCCGAACACCTGCATGCCCTCGGACACCGCCGCCTCGCCACCGTGGCCATCCGCCCCGACTCCGCCTACGGCAGGCAACGCCTTGAGGGCCTGCGCTTGGGTGCACGCAAAGGCGGAGCGAGCGATGCAAGCCGGATCTTCCACTGGCCCGCACCCCCGGAAACGGGAACATGGGCCGAGTTCGCCCGCCACCCCGTCACCGCATTGGTGGCCCTGAACGACCGCATCGCCCTCCGACTCCTCCACTGGGCGGACCGCGAGGGACTGCAAGTCCCGCGCGACCTCTCGATCGTCGGCTACGACAATGCGGAAATTGCCGCCTACTCCCGCCCCGCCTTGACCACGGTCGACCCGCACGCCAGCCTGTTGATTGAGGAAGCCGTGCGCCTTCTCGACCACGACAAACCCACCCGGGTTCGTGTCCGGCCCGAGTTGGTCGTGCGCGAATCCACCGGACCCGCCCCAAAGAAGAAACGAAAATGAATCCCCTGTTCGATCTCCAGAATGAAACGGCCGTCGTGATCGGTGCCACCGGCACCCTGGGCGGCACCCTCGCCGAAGCTCTCGCACAAGCCGGTGCCGCCATTGCGGTGGTCGGCCGCAATCCCGGGCGGGGTATGGCCTGTGTGGAACGAATCACCCAGGGCGGCGCTCGTGCCGCATTCTTTGCCGCCAATGCCGTTGACAAGGACTCCCTAGAGTCCGCCCGCCTGGCCATCGAGAAAGAGCTCGGCCCGGTCACCATCCTGGTCAACGCCGCCGGCGGCAATGACCCCAAGGTCACCGTCACGGCCGAGAAAAGCTTCGAGTCCATCGCCCTGGAGGACTGGCAGGCCAACTTCGACCTCAACCTGGTCGGCGGTGTGCTCCTCCCATGCCAGGTCTTCGGTCCGGCCATGTGTGGGCGCGGCCGAGGCAGCATCATCAATATCGCCAGCGTCTCGGCCCACCTTCCGCTGTCCCGCGTGGTCAGCTACTCCTCGGCCAAGGCCGCCGTGCTCAACCTCAGCCAGTTCCTCGCCCGCGAGTGGGCCCCCAAGGGCGTGCGCGTCAACACGCTCACCCCCGGTTTCTTCCCCGCTGAACAGAACAAGAAACTCCTGTTTAACCCCGACGGTTCCCCCACCCCGCGCGCCCAGTCCATCCTCGGCCACACCCCCATGGGCCGCTTCGGCGAAGCCCGCGAACTGGCCGGTGCCGCCGTTTTTCTCGCCAGCCACTCTGCCAGCAGCTTCATCACCGGAACGGACATCCGTGTGGACGGGGGCTTCCTGAGCCAAACCATTTGAAGTTCCCAGCAAAGCACCCCGAATGAACCACCCCCTGCAAGCCCTGGCCCCGGTCGGACAATCCATCACGGTCGAACAGGTGGAATCCCTGGTGGCAGATTTTCTCCAGAAGCACGACTTCCGCAACAAACGGGTGCTTTGCATCGTCCCCGACGGCACCCGCACGGCACCCCTCGGCCGCCTCTTCCGCGGCTTCCATGCCCGAGCGGCCGGACAGGCGAAACAAATCGACCTCATGATCGCCCTCGGCACCCACCCGGCCATGACGGACGCCCAAATCCTCCAACGGATGGAATGGACCCCCGCGGAACGGCATTCCACCTTCGCCAGCGTCCGCGTCTTCAACCACACCTGGGACCAGCCGGAAACCCTCCGCCGACTCGGCACCATCCCCGCGGCCGAAATCTCCGATCTCTCCGGCGGCCTCTTCGCCATGGATGTGCCGGTCGACATCAACGCCCGCGTTTTCGACTACGACATCCTCCTGGTCATGGGCCCGGTTTTCCCACACGAGGTGGTCGGCTTTTCCGGCGGCAACAAATACTTCTTCCCCGGCATCGGCGGCGCTGAAATCCTCAACTTCTTCCATTGGTTAGGGGCCGTGGTCACCAATCCCATGATCATCGGCAACAAGTGGACCCCCGTCCGCAAAGTCGTCGACCGCGCCGCCGCCCTCATTCCCCAGGAAAAACTCTGCCTGGCCATGGTCGTCGACGAAAAACATGACTACGGCCTCTTCGGCGGAGACACGGTTTCCTGTTGGGACGCCGCCAGCGACCTTTCGGCCAGGGTCCACATCACCTACGAACCCCGGGCCTACCGGCAGGTCCTTTCCTGCGCCCCGCCCATGTATGACGAACTCTGGGTTGCGGGCAAATGCATGTACAAACTGGAACCCGTCCTGGCCGACGGCGCCGAGCTCATCATCTACGCCCCCCATCTCCATGAAGTCTCGCTTGTGCATGGCAAACTGATCACCGAGATTGGCTACCACTGCCGCGATTATTTCCTGAAGCAGTGGGACCGCTTCAAGGATTACCCCTGGGGCGTCCTGGCCCATTCCACCCATGTCCACGGCATCGGCACCTACGAAAACGGCGTCGAAACCCCCCGTGCCCGGGTCGTCCTCGCCACCGGCATCCCGGAGGAAGTCTGCCGCAAGATCAACCTCGGTTACCGCGATCCCGCCTCCATCCGCGTGGAAGACTTCCGGGACCGCGAAGAACAAGGCATCCTTTACGTTCCCAAGGCCGGGGAAAGACTCTACCACCAAGCGAAAAAGCCTTTGTGGGCGGGCGGACAATGCGTGTGACGGGAACCGATCCCCCTCTGTTTGTGTTTGTCAGGCGCTTCCTCGGGCAACAGGCTGGGCCTATGAAGCCATGGCTTTTGTTTGGTGGACTTTGGATCGCACTGTCCCATGTCGCGCCAGCAGCAGTCTCCACGGCCCCAGAAGGCATGATCAAGCTTCCCGGAGGAGAATTCACCATGGGTAGCAGTTTCCCAGGAGCCCATCACACAGAATTCCCCACCAACCGCGTGAAAGTGTCCGCTTTTTGGATCGACACCCACGAGGTGACCAACCGCCAGTTTGCCGCCTTTGTGAAGTCCACCGGATACAAGACGGTGGCCGAGCGACCGATCGACTGGGAAGTGATGAAGACCCAAGTGCCGCCAGGCACGCCCAAACCCCGCACGGAGGATCTTCAACCCGGCGCGCTGGTTTTTGTAAGCCCGACCAAACCGACTTCGGACCTTTCCGATTTCACCCAGTGGTGGCGCTGGACCAGAGGGGCACACTGGCGGCAACCGGAGGGACCCGCCAGTTCCATCAAGGGCCGGGACTCGCACCCGGTGGTCCATATCGCTTACGCGGATGCCGCCGCCTACGCCAAGTGGGCCGGCAAACGGCTTCCGACCGAAGCCGAGTGGGAATACGCGGCGCGGGGCGGCTTGGAAAGCAAGCGCTACACTTGGGGCGACACACCGGAAACAGAATCTAGCCGACATTGCAACATATGGCAGGGAACCTTTCCCCATCATAATACCCGTGCCGATGGCTACGAAGGCACCGCCCCCGTCCAATCATTTCCACCCAATGGTTACGGCCTTTATGACATGGACGGCAATGTCTGGGAATGGTGCAGCGACTGGTTCCGCCCCGACACTTATGCCCGCTTGAAAATGGCCGGCCATCCTGTAGTCGACAATCCCCAGGGTCCTTCGACGAGCTACGACCCCCAAAATCCATATGAAAAGGAGCACGTCATCCGCGGCGGTTCCTTTCTTTGCCATATCACCTACTGCGAAAGCTACCGCCCGGGGGCGAGGCGCGGAGCTGCCATGGACAGCGGGGCCATCCACATCGGCTTCCGCTGTGTGAAAGATCTCTAACGTGGTCCATTCCCTCCGATATGGATTGGACAGCACCAGTTGGTTTCATTATTCTGCTGCCCTTCCCAAAAATCATGAAAGAAAAATCCGACATCGGTCTCATCGGCCTGGCCGTCATGGGCCAGAACCTTGCCCTCAACATCGCCGACCACGGCTTCCAAATCTCGGTCTACAACCGCACGGTTGAAAAAACCGACAAATTCGTCGCCGACCACCCGGACACCCCGGGCGGCGTCGTTGGCACCCAGTCTTTGGAGGCCTTCGTCCAATCCCTCGCCAAACCCCGCAAGATGATCATCCTCGTCCAGGCCGGAAAGGCCACCGATGCCGTCATCGACGGCCTCGTCCCCCTCCTCGAACAGGACGACATCATCATTGACGGCGGCAACGCGCTCTGGACCGACACCATCCGCCGGGAAAAAGCCCTCAGGGAAAAAGGCCTCCGCTTCATCGGCTCCGGCGTCTCCGGCGGGGAAGAAGGCGCACGTTTCGGCCCCTCCCTCATGCCCGGTGGCGACAAACAGGCCTTCAAGGAACTCGAGCCCATCTGGAAGGCCGTCGCGGCCAAGGTCGACTCCAAAACCGGCAAGCCCCTGCTCGGCGCGGCCCCCGGCAAACCGGTCAAGGGGGGTGTCCCCTGCACAGCCTACATCGGCGAAAACGGTGCCGGCCATTACGTCAAAATGGTCCACAATGGCATCGAATACGGGGACATGCAGATGATCTGCGAAGCCTACGCCCTGTTGCAGGGCCTTCTCGGCCTGAAAGCCAAGGAGATGGGCGACATCTTTGCCGAGTGGAACCGCGGAGCGCTCGACAGCTTCCTCATCGAGATCACCGCCGACATCCTCCAGCAAAAAGACCCGGTGAGCAAAAAACCTTTCGTCGATGTTGTCCTCGACACCGCCGGTCAGAAAGGCACGGGCAAGTGGACCTCGGTCAACGCCCTCGATATGGGTGTCCCTGCCCCGACCATCGCGGAGTCGGTCTTCGCCCGCTGCATTTCCGCCATCAAGGAGGAACGTGTCGCCGCGTCCAAGGTCCTCAAAGGGCCCAAGGCCCGATACAAGGGCAAGAAAAAGGCCCTCATTGCCGCCGTCCACGACGCGCTTTATTGTTCGAAAATTTGTTCTTATGCCCAGGGCTTCCAGCTCATGCGCACGGCCCAGCAGGAATACGGTTGGAAACTCAACTTCGGCCAGATCGCCCAGATCTGGCGCGGGGGCTGCATCATCCGCGCCGCCTTCCTGCAAAAGATCACCGAGGCCTACGCCCGCAACCCCAAACTGGCCAACCTCCTCCTCGACCCCTACTTCAACAAAACCGTGCAGAAGGCCCAGGAAAACTGGCGCAAGGTCGTCTCCCTCGCCGCGGAATGCGGCATCCCGGCCCCGACTTTCAGCTCGGCCCTGGCCTACTACGACAGCTACCGCTCGGCCCGCCTGCCGGCCAACCTGCTCCAAGCCCAGCGCGATTACTTCGGCGCCCACACCTACGAACGGACCGACAAGCCGCGTGGAAAGTTCTTCCACATTGACTGGCCGGAACCCGGGCGGCCCCAGATCCAGGCCTGACCGGACCCAGCCGACGCGGGGTCGTTTTAAGTGATAAGTTTGTAAGTTTGTAAATCATGCCGGCCTCCACCTGCTTAAAACTGGATCCTTCAAACTTAAAACTTATCGTCGTCATGGGTGTGTCCGGTTGCGGCAAAAGCACCGTGGCCCGCGCCCTGGCCCAAGCCCTCGAAGGCACCTTCATCGAGGGCGACGACTTCCATCCCGCCGCCAACAAGGCCAAGATGGCGGCGGGTATTCCCCTGACCGACAGCGATCGCTGGCCTTGGTATGATCTCCTGATCCAGGAAGTGAACCGTGTCCGTTCGGAGGGCCGGCCGGTTTTCCTGTCTTGTTCGTCCCTGAAGCAGGCCTACCGAGACCACCTCCGGGCGGCCTTCCCATCCGTGCGCTGGATCTACCTCAAGGGGGACCTGGAAACACTGCAAAGCCGTGTGGCCCGCCGTGCCCACCACTTCATGCCCGCGTCCTTGCTCCAAAGCCAGTTCACCGATCTGGAAGAACCCCAGGGCTCGATCACCCTGGACATCACCCTGCCCCGCCAGGAAGTCATCCGTGAGGCCCTCTTGCTACTCGGTCACCCGGCATCCTGAATTTTTTTGTACAACCGTATCCATTCGTCGACGGACAATTCCTGCGGCCGACGATCGGATTCGATGCCGGTGGTGTTGCGGAGTTTTTTCCGGCGCTGGGTGAAGGCTTTTCGCAACAGGGCGTAAAATGGCTCGCGGTCCGGCTTGGGCAGATCAGGGATGTTGTGAAGGGTGAACCGCACCACCACCGAATGCACATCGGGCTCGGGGAAGAAAACATTGCCGGGCAGCGTTTTGAGGATCTCCACCTGATAATACGCCTGGAGGAGGATGGAGATGGCCCCATAATCGGCAGTGCCAGGTGAGGCGGCGAACCGGTGGCCCACTTCTTTCTGAAGGGTGAAGAGACATTCCTGCGGCAGATGGTCGCGCATCAGGAGGGTGGCCACCAGTGGGGTCGAAATATTGTAGGGCAGATTGCCGAGGATGACGGGGAAAGGCCCTTGTTGGGGGAGGGTTTCCAGGGCATCCCCCTCGACCAATGAGAAGGATTTCTGCCTGCCGAACCGCTCGCGCAGGTAGGCCGCCAGACCCCGGTCAATTTCCAGGGTATGCACATGGTAACCCCCGGCGAGGAGAAAACCGGTCAGGGCGCCCAAACCGGGGCCGATCTCGAGGATGGGACCGGGAGCCGGAGTGCGCAGCTGGGCAATGATCCAGCGGCAGAGGTTCTGGTCGAAGAGGAAATTCTGGCCGAAGTGCTTGAGTGGATTGAGTCCGCGCTCGGCCAGGATTTTTTTGATTTCGGTCAGGGTCACGCGTTCGCGTCCGGGGCACTAGAAGATGGAGCGGATGACCTGGTGCAGTTCACCCGGAGTGAGGAAGCCCTGGGGCACGTCGATCTGCCGTCCATAGAAAGCGGCCCAACCAAAACCGGCGGGAAGCGCAGGATAGGGGTGGGCGGGCACTTCGGGCGGCAGTGGACGGCGGCGGCGGGGCGGGAGGTCTTTGGTTTCCACGGCCTGGCTGAGGTCGTAGGGCACATAGAGGATGATGACGCTGTTCCGGCCCGCATAAAGGCGGGCCTCGGCGATGGCATCATTCAGTGCGCGGATGCGGGCGATGGCATCCGGGGCCCGGGAGGTGCGGTTCTTGCGGTCGGTGAGGTCGTAATTGACGACCAGAAAATAGCCGTTGAGGTTGGCGGTGAGGTTGGTCTGCAGCACCCGGATGGCCTGCCGCACAAGGTGCTTCATGGGCGGGAATGGCGGGATGGGCGGAGGTTCGGGAGCGGGTGGACCCAAGAAAACAGGCTTCTCTTCGGGCACGGGCTGGGGTGGATGGACCGGCGCCGGGTCGGCGGAGGGTGTCTTGAAGAGACCCAACAACTTGGTGCCCCACAAGGTGATGTTGTCGAGCTCTTCCCGGCTGCGGACGATCCGGTAGCCTTTCGCTTCGGCTTCTTTGATCAGGTTGCGGCCGCCTTCGTCGACCAGTGATTGGAAAGCCGCCGGCTGCTCGCCGAGGATGACATCAATGGCGGTGGAATCGAAAAGCTGCTTGGCGATGGGTCCGCGGTCGAGAATCGAGGTCTGGTGGGCGTAGAATGAGCCGAGGAGGGCACTGTCCAGTTCGGTGTTGCTGATCAGACCAACGGTCCGACCCGATCGCTGGGCCTGGTAGACAAGGTTGTC
This genomic interval carries:
- a CDS encoding Gfo/Idh/MocA family oxidoreductase; this translates as MKNIRLGIIGLGSMGRSHAQMIIDGKVPRLALHAVCDNESDLTGFGPVKTYQRSEDLIRSGEVDAVLIATPHYQHTTIGMDALRQGLHVLVEKPISVHKADALKLIAAHRDKKQVFAAMFNQRTDPRYTKLRQLIQSGELGEVRRVNWIITNWFRTQAYYNSGGWRATWAGEGGGVLLNQCPHNLDLLQWLFGMPKSLQAFCAIGRYHEIEVEDDVTAYLEYPNGATGVFVTSTGEAPGTNRLEVTTDRGRVVLEDGRIRWDRTEVPVQRFCNTTSERWSTPPLWKVEIPVEGNGEQHLGILKNFTAAILDKVPLIAPAAEGIHSVELANAMLLSSHLGKRIELPISPVTYAGFLKKRIASSRFKKKVVKIDGPRDMANSFGKP
- a CDS encoding sugar phosphate isomerase/epimerase, with translation MKLSQVGAQLYTCRDLLKTPADIAATLKKIRAIGYTAVQVSGMGPIAEEELVRILEGEGLTCCATHEPGADILQNTAKVIDRLSRLKCTLTAYPYPAGIDFSSLASVDALIAGLDAAGAKMAAAGQTLCYHNHNHEFRKLEGRTIFERIFAKSDPKHLQGEPDTFWVQYGGGDPVDWCERLAGRLPIIHLKDYQTNADNGHQFCEIGSGNLNFRKIIAAAEKSGCRWFVVEQDVCPGSPLDSLAQSFRYIQENLLS
- a CDS encoding LacI family DNA-binding transcriptional regulator; protein product: MKNPVRSTRQLAEALGLSRWTVSRALNGHKGIHPDTIERIRQAARKSGFAPSALGRSLRSGKTELVGVCVPDLVDYFLSDKVMQLQKAISARGLDVLLQISNGTPEGEQAALERFAALHCQSVVVVAPCLAPQAPAFRHLENAGIPVVHIDSLTPGRGRQVETDRKAGLQRVAEHLHALGHRRLATVAIRPDSAYGRQRLEGLRLGARKGGASDASRIFHWPAPPETGTWAEFARHPVTALVALNDRIALRLLHWADREGLQVPRDLSIVGYDNAEIAAYSRPALTTVDPHASLLIEEAVRLLDHDKPTRVRVRPELVVRESTGPAPKKKRK
- a CDS encoding SDR family oxidoreductase, which codes for MNPLFDLQNETAVVIGATGTLGGTLAEALAQAGAAIAVVGRNPGRGMACVERITQGGARAAFFAANAVDKDSLESARLAIEKELGPVTILVNAAGGNDPKVTVTAEKSFESIALEDWQANFDLNLVGGVLLPCQVFGPAMCGRGRGSIINIASVSAHLPLSRVVSYSSAKAAVLNLSQFLAREWAPKGVRVNTLTPGFFPAEQNKKLLFNPDGSPTPRAQSILGHTPMGRFGEARELAGAAVFLASHSASSFITGTDIRVDGGFLSQTI
- a CDS encoding alkaline phosphatase; translation: MNWRLKVLCGLVLGAFLALSTAYYKFYVAREARGVILFVVPGLNLELLNLSGIDEETGAGSTPRLARADRVALVNNQTESGLVNPAALISWLSTGELGLPDQIGLSPDGRSLDNLVYQAQRSGRTVGLISNTELDSALLGSFYAHQTSILDRGPIAKQLFDSTAIDVILGEQPAAFQSLVDEGGRNLIKEAEAKGYRIVRSREELDNITLWGTKLLGLFKTPSADPAPVHPPQPVPEEKPVFLGPPAPEPPPIPPFPPMKHLVRQAIRVLQTNLTANLNGYFLVVNYDLTDRKNRTSRAPDAIARIRALNDAIAEARLYAGRNSVIILYVPYDLSQAVETKDLPPRRRRPLPPEVPAHPYPALPAGFGWAAFYGRQIDVPQGFLTPGELHQVIRSIF
- a CDS encoding formylglycine-generating enzyme family protein, which codes for MKPWLLFGGLWIALSHVAPAAVSTAPEGMIKLPGGEFTMGSSFPGAHHTEFPTNRVKVSAFWIDTHEVTNRQFAAFVKSTGYKTVAERPIDWEVMKTQVPPGTPKPRTEDLQPGALVFVSPTKPTSDLSDFTQWWRWTRGAHWRQPEGPASSIKGRDSHPVVHIAYADAAAYAKWAGKRLPTEAEWEYAARGGLESKRYTWGDTPETESSRHCNIWQGTFPHHNTRADGYEGTAPVQSFPPNGYGLYDMDGNVWEWCSDWFRPDTYARLKMAGHPVVDNPQGPSTSYDPQNPYEKEHVIRGGSFLCHITYCESYRPGARRGAAMDSGAIHIGFRCVKDL
- a CDS encoding gluconokinase, with the translated sequence MGVSGCGKSTVARALAQALEGTFIEGDDFHPAANKAKMAAGIPLTDSDRWPWYDLLIQEVNRVRSEGRPVFLSCSSLKQAYRDHLRAAFPSVRWIYLKGDLETLQSRVARRAHHFMPASLLQSQFTDLEEPQGSITLDITLPRQEVIREALLLLGHPAS
- a CDS encoding lactate racemase domain-containing protein, whose protein sequence is MNHPLQALAPVGQSITVEQVESLVADFLQKHDFRNKRVLCIVPDGTRTAPLGRLFRGFHARAAGQAKQIDLMIALGTHPAMTDAQILQRMEWTPAERHSTFASVRVFNHTWDQPETLRRLGTIPAAEISDLSGGLFAMDVPVDINARVFDYDILLVMGPVFPHEVVGFSGGNKYFFPGIGGAEILNFFHWLGAVVTNPMIIGNKWTPVRKVVDRAAALIPQEKLCLAMVVDEKHDYGLFGGDTVSCWDAASDLSARVHITYEPRAYRQVLSCAPPMYDELWVAGKCMYKLEPVLADGAELIIYAPHLHEVSLVHGKLITEIGYHCRDYFLKQWDRFKDYPWGVLAHSTHVHGIGTYENGVETPRARVVLATGIPEEVCRKINLGYRDPASIRVEDFRDREEQGILYVPKAGERLYHQAKKPLWAGGQCV
- the gndA gene encoding NADP-dependent phosphogluconate dehydrogenase, translated to MKEKSDIGLIGLAVMGQNLALNIADHGFQISVYNRTVEKTDKFVADHPDTPGGVVGTQSLEAFVQSLAKPRKMIILVQAGKATDAVIDGLVPLLEQDDIIIDGGNALWTDTIRREKALREKGLRFIGSGVSGGEEGARFGPSLMPGGDKQAFKELEPIWKAVAAKVDSKTGKPLLGAAPGKPVKGGVPCTAYIGENGAGHYVKMVHNGIEYGDMQMICEAYALLQGLLGLKAKEMGDIFAEWNRGALDSFLIEITADILQQKDPVSKKPFVDVVLDTAGQKGTGKWTSVNALDMGVPAPTIAESVFARCISAIKEERVAASKVLKGPKARYKGKKKALIAAVHDALYCSKICSYAQGFQLMRTAQQEYGWKLNFGQIAQIWRGGCIIRAAFLQKITEAYARNPKLANLLLDPYFNKTVQKAQENWRKVVSLAAECGIPAPTFSSALAYYDSYRSARLPANLLQAQRDYFGAHTYERTDKPRGKFFHIDWPEPGRPQIQA
- the rsmA gene encoding 16S rRNA (adenine(1518)-N(6)/adenine(1519)-N(6))-dimethyltransferase RsmA, producing MTLTEIKKILAERGLNPLKHFGQNFLFDQNLCRWIIAQLRTPAPGPILEIGPGLGALTGFLLAGGYHVHTLEIDRGLAAYLRERFGRQKSFSLVEGDALETLPQQGPFPVILGNLPYNISTPLVATLLMRDHLPQECLFTLQKEVGHRFAASPGTADYGAISILLQAYYQVEILKTLPGNVFFPEPDVHSVVVRFTLHNIPDLPKPDREPFYALLRKAFTQRRKKLRNTTGIESDRRPQELSVDEWIRLYKKIQDAG